From a region of the Candida albicans SC5314 chromosome 1, complete sequence genome:
- a CDS encoding uncharacterized protein (Has domain(s) with predicted RNA binding, pseudouridine synthase activity and role in pseudouridine synthesis), protein MSKYIVENNIRKVIPYYTDFQTFVKKRWEARTIIDVYESDFGECQQNILDDIESEKLYIVTNSNKPTEQSILTGVETLIKRKLDEKDIICHTKHRHEPPIPWHNDIIKSVYEDDEILVVDKPSGIPTHPTGNYYFNSLSEIIKQQLNMDSIWTCHRLDKVTSGVLVLAKTKNGGVRFSKLMRDSKQYTEKTYLARVSGKFPEGIHRYRCPIFAVNMNGYLMSGNMEELPTDSTTIFERIKYNASLDQSLVKCVPITGKFHQIRVHLRNLGFPIVNDSFYQPEQDQLTIQKCNIEKQLYNKLFAKYPQFENFEATDGDVVDSHINLLDIIDWHNDKELKDMLLDLKAGQVEKLMLQKSTICSECKRSLIDTEYKSNSMVWLHALSFKYENYHFETDYPDWADI, encoded by the coding sequence ATGTCAAAATACATTGTTGAGAATAACATTCGAAAAGTAATACCATATTATACAGACTTTCAAACATTtgttaaaaaaagatggGAAGCAAGAACAATAATCGATGTTTATGAATCAGATTTTGGAGAATGtcaacaaaatattcttgatgatattgaatcGGAGAAACTATACATTGTGACCAACAGCAATAAACCTACTGAACAATCAATTCTAACTGGAGTCGAAACACTAATTAAAAGAAAGCTCGATGAGAAAGATATAATATGTCATACTAAACATCGACACGAACCACCTATACCGTGGCATAATGACATTATCAAACTGGTTTATGAAGATGACGAGATATTAGTAGTTGACAAACCATCTGGTATACCAACACATCCAACAggcaattattattttaattcattatctGAAATAATTAAGCAGCAATTGAATATGGATTCTATTTGGACTTGTCATAGACTAGATAAAGTGACATCGGGAGTTCTTGTACTTGCGAAAACCAAGAATGGTGGAGTGAGATTCCTGAAATTAATGAGAGATTCTAAACAGTATACAGAGAAAACATATTTGGCTCGAGTTTCGGGTAAATTTCCTGAAGGCATACATCGATATCGATGTCCTATATTTGCAGTCAATATGAATGGATATTTAATGTCAGGAAATATGGAGGAGTTACCAACTGATTCAACGACAATATTTGAACGAATCAAATATAATGCAAGTCTAGATCAGAGTTTGGTTAAATGTGTTCCTATAACGGGgaaatttcatcaaataagAGTTCATTTACGTAATTTGGGGTTCCCAATTGTTAATGATTCATTTTATCAACCAGAACAAGATCAACTCACAATACAGAAATGCAATATTGAAAAGCAATTGTATAACAAATTATTTGCCAAATATCCTCAGTTTGAGAATTTTGAAGCCACTGACGGAGATGTTGTCGATTCTcatataaatttattagaCATCATTGATTGGCATAATGATAAAGAGTTAAAAGATATGCTCTTGGATTTAAAGGCAGGTCAAGTTGAAAAGTTGATGTTACAGAAACTGACAATTTGCAGTGAATGCAAGAGATCATTGATCGATACAGAATATAAGCTGAATTCAATGGTATGGTTACATGCATTAAGCTTCAAATatgaaaattatcattttgaAACTGATTACCCAGATTGGGCTGATATATAG